The proteins below come from a single Drosophila busckii strain San Diego stock center, stock number 13000-0081.31 chromosome X, ASM1175060v1, whole genome shotgun sequence genomic window:
- the LOC108606849 gene encoding probable cytochrome P450 4s3 — protein MNSLALFAFAVWAIFLRYLPQIFQFLRLLKFSKTLPGPTVGELIENVKKGEVLNWLKQLRQQHGPVFRIWFGKDLMVFFTSPEDIKQLLSNNALIYKSKNYQILEPWLGKGLLTNGGESWHRRRKLLTPGFHFRILSEFKEPMEENCRILVSRLREHATNGEAFDIYPYITLFALDAICETAMGIKKHAQMQSESEYVQAVKTICHILHKQSFSFWQRLNFVFNLTAKGRERNAALSVLHGETDRVIRQRREQLLQQQQRQAEQNDDDDDDVGGKRRLAFLDMLLQSQLDGVELSDRDIREEVDTFMFEGHDTTSSAIAFAIYELSRHAEVQQRVYEEALELQGREKESMPYLEAVIKETLRLYPSVPFFSRVALEDLQVGSITVPKGASVSHLIYMLHRDPQSFPDPERFDPDRFYLNEKQLHPFAFAAFSAGPRNCIGQKFAMLELKCTLSMLLRHYEFLPAPGHQPITLAELVMKSGNGVMVRIKSRPLTH, from the exons ATGAACAGCTTggctttgtttgcatttgcagtttgGGCCATATTTTTGCGCTACTTGccgcaaatatttcaatttctgCGGCTGCTGAAGTTCAGCAAGACGCTGCCAGGACCAACGGTGGGCgaactaattgaaaatgttaaaaaggGTG AGGTGCTCAATTGGCTGAAGCAGCTGCGTCAGCAGCATGGTCCTGTTTTTCGCATTTGGTTTGGCAAGGATCTGATGGTGTTCTTTACCTCGCCTGAGGATATCAAACAGCTGCTAAGCAACAATGCGCTCATCTACAAGTCTAAGAACTATCAGATTTTGGAGCCTTGGCTGGGCAAGGGGCTGCTCACCAATGGCGGCGAGTCGTGGCATCGCAGGCGCAAGCTGCTTACGCCGGGATTTCATTTTCGCATACTCAGCGAGTTCAAGGAGCCCATGGAGGAGAACTGCCGCATTCTGGTGAGTCGCCTGCGTGAACATGCGACCAATGGCGAAGCCTTCGATATTTATCCCTACATCACGCTCTTTGCTCTGGATGCCATTTGTGAAACGGCCATGGGCATCAAGAAGCACGCGCAGATGCAAAGCGAATCCGAATATGTGCAGGCGGTCAAGAC CATCTGTCATATATTGCACAAGCAGAGCTTCAGCTTCTGGCAGCGCCTGAACTTTGTCTTCAATCTAACTGCCAAGGGACGCGAACGCAATGCGGCATTGAGTGTGCTGCATGGCGAGACGGATCGTGTGATACGCCAGCGTCgtgagcagctgttgcagcagcagcagcggcaggcGGAGCagaatgatgatgatgatgatgatgtgggTGGCAAGCGGCGTTTGGCGTTCTTGGACATGTTGCTGCAGTCACAATTGGACGGCGTCGAGCTAAGTGATCGCGATATACGCGAGGAAGTGGATACATTTATGTTCGAGGGACATGATACGACCAGCTCGGCCATAGCTTTTGCTATTTACGAGCTGTCCCGGCATGCTGAAGTGCAGCAGCGTGTGTATGAGGAGGCGCTGGAGCTGCAGGGACGCGAAAAGGAGTCGATGCCTTATTTGGAGGCGGTTATCAAGGAAACGCTGCGTTTATATCCTTCAGTGCCGTTTTTCTCACGCGTCGCGCTGGAGGATTTGCAGGTGGGCAGCATAACTGTGCCCAAGGGTGCATCGGTTagtcatttgatttatatgctgCATCGCGATCCGCAAAGCTTTCCAGATCCCGAACGCTTTGACCCCGATCGCTTCTATTTAAACGAAAAGCAACTGcatccttttgcttttgctgcctttAGCGCTGGACCACGCAATTGCATAG gTCAAAAGTTTGCCATGCTGGAGCTCAAGTGCACGCTTTCAATGCTGCTGCGTCATTATGAATTCTTGCCAGCTCCTGGTCATCAGCCCATTACCTTGGCTGAGTTGGTGATGAAGAGCGGCAATGGTGTCATGGTGCGCATTAAGTCGCGCCCACTGACCCACTAA